The window CCAGCGTTACCAAAGATCATCACTCTTGGGTGCTCGAGAAAGCGATCGACCACACTAACAACCTCAATCTTCTCACTGATGTTGGGGACTCCTGGTACGAGAGAGCACATACCACGAATGACCATTCTCACCTTTACATTGGCTTGACTGGCCTGATAGAGCTTCTCAATGATCTCTCGGTCGACTAAATTGTTGAGTTTTAGAGTGATACTCGCAGGTTTGCTCTCTATCGCGTTTTGTATTTCATTATCTATCAACTGATACAGGCGTTTTCTTGTATTCTTTGGTGACACAATCAGTTGTTTGAACTGTGATTTTTGATAAGGATTTTCAATATACTTAAAGATTTGTCTCACCTCTTGGGTCAAATCTTCATTCGCAGTGAGCAGAGAAAAATCGGTATACACGCGCGCTGTTACTTCATGAAAGTTACCGGTGCCAATATGAGCGTAATGCGCCGTATGCTTTCCTTCTTTCCGTTTAATGAGCAGCAGCTTAGAGTGAATTTTCAAACTTGGGATACCATGGATGACTTTTATACCGGCTTCTTGAAGTTTCTTGGTCCATTGAATATTGGCTTGTTCATCAAAGCGAGCTTGCAGCTCAACGACGACTGTTACTTTCTTACCATTGTGTGCCGCATCGATGATCGAGCTAAGGAGCTTTGAGCCTTCTGCAACACGGTAAACGTTTATTTTTATGGAGGTTACTTTCGGGTCAAAGGAAGCCTGCCTCACGAGTTCAGTAATGTGATTAAAGGTGTGATAAGGGTAATGCAGTAAGATATCGCGGTCTTTTATTGCTTCGAAGTAGTTTGGGTAGTGGCTGAAATGCGCGCACTTAATTGCGGGAAGTGGGCGATTAACTAAATCACGTCGGTTAAGGCTTGGGAATTCGCAGAAATGCTTGAAGTTATGATAGCGACCTCCCGCGATAACACTGTCATAGTCAGACAGCTTAAGTTTGACTTGTAAGAAATTGAGCATTTCAGCTGGCATTTCTGACTCATAGATAAGGCGTATCGGTAGTGCTGTTAAGCGCTGTTCTAAACCCAACGACATAGATTCTAATAGGTTATTTTCATTGTCCTCTTGAAGATCATAATCGGCATCACGAGTCATTTTTATAGCAAAGCAACGCACGGAGTCATACTCAAAGAATCCTTTAAGCAAGTCATCTAAACAAAATCGAACTATATTATCTAATAAGATCAAAGTAGTACGCTGTGAACCAGACGTGTCTGGTAACTTAACAAATCGAGGGAGAGCTTCTGATGGGATTTCGAGTAAGACATATTGAGAAGATGTCTCTCGCTCAATGTCGATCGCCAAGTAGCTTTGTTCATCTTTGATAATATTGAGTAACTGGCTATCTTCGTTCAAGAGAAACGGAGTTAAATGTGGCAGTACTTTTTTCTTAAAGTACTTTTTGATCCATTCACTCTGATCCTCAGTAATCTGTTGTTCGTTGACCAGAAAAATACGATTGCGTGCCAGTTCTAATAGTAAGTCGCTATACAGTTCATGGAATCGAGCATCGAGCTTTCTTGCTTTGCTCTGCATTTGAGTTAGTAGGGTTTTCTGCGAGTTGGCAGATAATTGTGGATCTTGGAGTAAGATCTTTCGTTTCACGTCAGCAAATCGGACTTTGTAAAACTCATCGAGGTTTTTCGAGTAAATACCTAAAAAACGAACTCTTTCGATTAAGGGGACTGATTTGTCGGCCGCTTCTTGGAGTACTCTTTCATTGAAGGATAACCAGCTAAGTTCTTTTGTTACATAGTCTTTTTCCATTGAGATGATAATCCTTGAGTGCTGGCTATAGAGCTGATTACTTTAATTTAGAATGACAAAATTCACAAAATCTATGATCTTACTTTAAGAAATATGGTCAACAAACTTGTTATTAGTTTCAGTTGTTTAACGTAACTTGTAATATAATTGTCATCTAACGTACATATTATGTCAGTAGCTAAAAAAAGGTAGATAAACAGATGGCTTCAGCCCAATTTTCATTGAAAGAGCGCGACAAAAAAAGATGGTTGAAAGATCGTCTCGTCCGTTTTTCGGTGACATGTGGTGCCGTCAGTGTTCTAGCGGCTCTGGTGCTGATCTTTGTTTACTTGGCGATGGTCATTTTACCGGTATTTTCTGATACTGGTTTAGAGACTGACCAAGCCGTGAAGAGCGTTGCCATAGAAAAGCCTATCGCCTTATCGGTTGATGAATACGGTCAGCATGCGTTTACTATCGAAAAATCTGGTTTGGTTCAGTTTTGGGATTTAGAGTCTCAAAATACACACTCTTACTTTGAGCGTAATGTTTTAGCTAACCCCATCGCCTTTTCTCGAAATACCCCGTCTGAAAACTGGTTTGCCTTTGCCGATAGCGCAAGCAACCTTACTTTTTTCTACCCAGAGTATAGTGCGCCTGTGCTGCAAAAGGGCAGTGAAGCCAAACCTAAAATTGAGCAAATCGATCTCCCTGAACCATTTTTAAATGATGTATCATCAAACGGAACAACAATCGAAAAATTTGCGTTCTCTAAGAATGGACCTGGGATCACGGTTGCCGCTCAGTTAAGCGACCAACGAGTTTTAGTGAAGTGGTACCAAAGTGATGTTACGGGTCAGTATGTTTTTCAGAAGAGCCAATGGCTGTCGGATAAGTTGGGTTTACAGCAACAGTTGTTAGTCACGCCTGATGGCCAAACCTTATATCTCCGAGCGCAATCGGATTTAGTGGTTTTGAAGCTATCAGATAGCGGCTTCGATGTTCGTGAAGTGATTGATCTTAGCTTGAATGATGCGAAGCACTCGGTGAAAAGTATCGATTTACTGTCTGGGGCCTATTCGCTGTTGGTTACGCATGAGGACGGACAGGTTTCTCAGTGGTTTGATGTACTCAAAGATGAAAAGCGTAGCCTGACCCATATTCGCGACTTCCAACTCGCCGAAGAGGTACAGTTTATTCTGCCAGATACTTATAGAAAGGGTTTTTATAGCTTCTATAAGAACGGCACATTACAAAGCCACTATACGACCAGTGAAAAGCTGTCGTTGTTCGAGCGCGCATTTGATAAGTCACCACAATTAGCAGCAATGTCGGCCAATGAACTGCATCTGGCGACGCTGATTGATGGCGTCATTAGTGTGGCTAAAGTTGATAATGAATACCCGCAAATATCATTCTCATCGCTTTGGCAAAAAGTCTGGTACGAAAGCTACCCAGAACCGCAATACGTTTGGCAGTCAACGTCGGCAAACGATGACTTTGAAGAGAAATTCAGTTTAGTCCCTATCACGTTTGGTACCATCAAGGCCGCGCTGTTTGCGATGATGTTTGCCGTGCCGATTGCTGTGCTCGGAGCCATTTACACTGCATATTTTATGTCACCTCGAATGCGAAGAGTGGT is drawn from Vibrio sp. SNU_ST1 and contains these coding sequences:
- the ppk1 gene encoding polyphosphate kinase 1, whose translation is MEKDYVTKELSWLSFNERVLQEAADKSVPLIERVRFLGIYSKNLDEFYKVRFADVKRKILLQDPQLSANSQKTLLTQMQSKARKLDARFHELYSDLLLELARNRIFLVNEQQITEDQSEWIKKYFKKKVLPHLTPFLLNEDSQLLNIIKDEQSYLAIDIERETSSQYVLLEIPSEALPRFVKLPDTSGSQRTTLILLDNIVRFCLDDLLKGFFEYDSVRCFAIKMTRDADYDLQEDNENNLLESMSLGLEQRLTALPIRLIYESEMPAEMLNFLQVKLKLSDYDSVIAGGRYHNFKHFCEFPSLNRRDLVNRPLPAIKCAHFSHYPNYFEAIKDRDILLHYPYHTFNHITELVRQASFDPKVTSIKINVYRVAEGSKLLSSIIDAAHNGKKVTVVVELQARFDEQANIQWTKKLQEAGIKVIHGIPSLKIHSKLLLIKRKEGKHTAHYAHIGTGNFHEVTARVYTDFSLLTANEDLTQEVRQIFKYIENPYQKSQFKQLIVSPKNTRKRLYQLIDNEIQNAIESKPASITLKLNNLVDREIIEKLYQASQANVKVRMVIRGMCSLVPGVPNISEKIEVVSVVDRFLEHPRVMIFGNAGNPTVYISSADWMTRNFDHRIEVAAPILDPKIKQTIIDITEFHFDDSNKARVLEQSMSNPYIQAPTNPLDYPTSQLSTYHYIKRMEKLARKKYKQEKKSCR
- a CDS encoding ABC transporter permease subunit; the encoded protein is MASAQFSLKERDKKRWLKDRLVRFSVTCGAVSVLAALVLIFVYLAMVILPVFSDTGLETDQAVKSVAIEKPIALSVDEYGQHAFTIEKSGLVQFWDLESQNTHSYFERNVLANPIAFSRNTPSENWFAFADSASNLTFFYPEYSAPVLQKGSEAKPKIEQIDLPEPFLNDVSSNGTTIEKFAFSKNGPGITVAAQLSDQRVLVKWYQSDVTGQYVFQKSQWLSDKLGLQQQLLVTPDGQTLYLRAQSDLVVLKLSDSGFDVREVIDLSLNDAKHSVKSIDLLSGAYSLLVTHEDGQVSQWFDVLKDEKRSLTHIRDFQLAEEVQFILPDTYRKGFYSFYKNGTLQSHYTTSEKLSLFERAFDKSPQLAAMSANELHLATLIDGVISVAKVDNEYPQISFSSLWQKVWYESYPEPQYVWQSTSANDDFEEKFSLVPITFGTIKAALFAMMFAVPIAVLGAIYTAYFMSPRMRRVVKPSIELMEALPTVIIGFLAGLWFAPIVETHLTAVFSLMVLLPLSTLLTGLVWFCLPKMVTSRFTNGWHALILIPVLVMTVMAVFAGENGMEALLFGGDIRTFLASYGIDFDQRNALVVGFAMGFAVIPTIFTIAEDAIFSVPKHLSDGSLALGATAWQTLIYVVLLTASPGIFSAIMMGLGRAVGETMIVLMATGNTPILDWNILEGMRTLSATIAVELPESEVGGSHFRLLFLAALLLFIFTFAVNSVAEWVRQRLRDKYRAL